The Poseidonibacter lekithochrous region AGTGATAGAGAAAGAGCTACTTTTATTGTTGAATAAATATTTGGTATAAAGCATTTTTTGCTTTATACTTAACTTCTTTTATACTTTCTTTTCTCCTTCAAAACTCCAAAAATTTAAAATATACACTTTGCTAAATTCATGCTATAAAGTTTCTTTATAATCATCTTATAAATATTAGAGGATATAAAAATGCTAAAGAAAATTGGATTAATTACTATTTTAAGTTCATGCCTATTGGCAGATACAATTTTTGTTTCAAATGAGAAAGACAACACTATTTCTGTAATTGATTCAAATACAAATAAAGTTATAAAAACTTATGAAGTAGGTCAAAGACCTAGAGGAATTACTCTAACTAATGACTATTCAAAATTATATATTTGTGCAAGTGATGATGATACAGTACAAGCTATGGATACAAAAACTGGAGAAATTTTATATAACCTTCCATCAGGTGAAGACCCAGAACAGTTTGCTTTGCATCCAAATGGCAAAGAGCTTTATATCTCAAATGAAGACGATGGTATTGTAACTGTTGTTGATACTGAAAAAAAAGATGTAATTACACAAGTTGAGGTTGGCATTGAACCTGAGGGAATGGCTGTAAGTCCTGATGGATCTGTAGCTATTAACTCATCTGAAACATCTAATTTCTTACATTGGATTGATACTAAAACTAAAGAGATTGTTCATAATACTTTAGTT contains the following coding sequences:
- a CDS encoding YVTN family beta-propeller repeat protein; amino-acid sequence: MLKKIGLITILSSCLLADTIFVSNEKDNTISVIDSNTNKVIKTYEVGQRPRGITLTNDYSKLYICASDDDTVQAMDTKTGEILYNLPSGEDPEQFALHPNGKELYISNEDDGIVTVVDTEKKDVITQVEVGIEPEGMAVSPDGSVAINSSETSNFLHWIDTKTKEIVHNTLVDERPRHIEFSKTGDKVWASSEIGGTVVVIDTKTKESISKISFKIPGVYKDKIQPVGINLTSDGKYAFVALGPANHVAVVDAKTYDVIKYLLVGKRVWQLALSNNETKLYTTNGVSGDVSIIDVKNLKVEKTIKVGRYPWGIAVKPSK